The Streptomyces fungicidicus nucleotide sequence CTGTCCCGCCGACGCGATCTACGTCGAGGGCGCGGACAACACCGACGAGGAGCGCTACTCGCCCGGCGAGCGGTACGGCCGCGTCTACCAGATCAACTACGCCCGCTGCATCCTGTGCGGGCTGTGCATCGAGGCGTGCCCCACCCGCGCGCTCACGATGACCAACGAGTTCGAGCTGGCCGACTCCAGCCGCGCCAACCTCATCTACACCAAGGAGCAGCTGCTCGCCGGTCTGGAGGAGGGCATGGTCGACTCGCCGCACGCCATGTACCCGGGCACCGACGAACAGGACTACTACCGGGGCCTGGTCACCGAGGCCGCGCCCGGCACGGAGCGGCAGGCGGTCCACTCCGAGGGCGAGGTCGTCCAGGAGGCCGACTCGACCTTCGGGGCGACGGAGCCGGCGTCGGGGAAGGTGACCGGGCGATGACCGAGCAGCTCGCCGCCTACTCCACCTCCACCGGAGAGGCCTTCCAGTTCTGGGTGCTCGGCACGGTCGCGGTGATCGGCGCCCTGTGCACCGTCTTCATGAGGCGGGCCGTGCACAGCGCGCTCTGCCTCGCCGGGACCATGATCGTCCTGGCGGTGTTCTACCTGGCCAACGGCGCCTACTTCCTGGGCGTCGTCCAGATCGTCGTCTACACCGGCGCGATCATGATGCTGTTCCTCTTCGTGGTGATGCTCGTCGGCGTCACCGCGGCCGACTCCCTGAAGGAGACCATCAAGGGCCAGCGCTGGCTGGCCCTGCTGTGCGGTCTCGGCTTCGGCGTCCTGCTGGTCGGCGGGATCGGGAACGCCTCGCTCAGCGAGTTCAACGGCCTCGGCGAGGCCAACGCGGGCGGCAACGTGGAGGGCCTCGCGGCCCTCCTCTTCACCAAGTACGTCTTCGCCTTCGAGATCACCGGCGCCCTGCTGATCACGGCGGCCGTCGGCGCCATGGTGCTCACCCACCGGGAGCGCACCGAGCGCGCCAGGACCCAGCGGGAGCTGGCCGAGCAGCGCGTCCGCGAGGGCAAGTACCTGCCGCCGCTGCCGGCGCCGGGTGTGTACGCCCGGCACAACGCCGTGGACATCGCGGGCCTGCTGCCCGACGGCACCCCGTCGGACCTCACCGTCAGCAAGACGCTCCGGGAGCGCGGCCAGATCCGTGACGTCTCGCAGGAGGCGATCAACGACCTGCGGGCCATGGAGCAGCGCGCGGAGGAGCGTCTGGAGCGCAACGCCATCGACGCGCCGACGTTCAAGCGGGCCGAGGAGGCGTCGAAGTGAACCCGGTGAACTACCTGTATCTCGCAGCGCTGCTGTTCACGATCGGCGCCACCGGCGTGCTGATCCGGCGCAACGCGATCGTCGTGTTCATGTGCGTCGAGCTGATGCTCAACGCCTGCAACCTCGCGTTCGTCGCCTTCTCCCGGATGCACGGCAACCTCGACGGCCAGATCATCGCCTTCTTCACGATGGTGGTCGCCGCCGCGGAGGTCGTGGTGGGACTGGCGATCATCGTGTCCCTGTTCCGTTCCCGCCACTCGGCCTCGGTCGACGACGCCAGCCTGATGAAGCTGTGAGGGGCTGCTGAATCGTGGAGAACCTGATTGCGCTGCTGGTGGCGGCGCCCTTGCTCGGAGCGGTGGTCCTGCTGTGCGGCGGACGCCGGCTGGACGCCGTGGGCCACTGGATCGGCACGCTGCTCGCGGCCGTCTCCTTCGTGCTCGGCACGGTGCTGTTCACCGACCTGCTGGGCAGGGCGGCGGACGACCGCACCCTCACACAGCACCTGTACAGCTGGATCCCGGTGGAGGGATTCCAGGCCGACGTCGCCTTCCGGCTCGACCAGCTGTCGATGACGTTCGTCCTGCTGATCACCGGCGTCGGCTCGCTGATCCACGTGTACTCGGTCGGGTACATGGAGCACGACGAGCGGCGCCGCCGCTTCTTCGGCTATCTCAACCTGTTCCTCGCGGCGATGCTGATCCTGGTCCTCGCCGACAACTACCTGCTGCTGTACGTCGGCTGGGAGGGCGTCGGTCTCGCCTCCTACCTGCTGATCGGCTTCTGGCAGCACAAGCCCAGCGCGGCCACGGCCGCGAAGAAGGCCTTCCTGGTCAACCGCGTCGGCGACATGGGTCTGTCGATCGCGATCATGCTGATGTTCCTGTGGTTCGGCACCTTCGCCTTCGGGCCGGTGCTCGGCAGCCTCGACGAGCCCGGCCTCGCCGGGCAGGCCGGCGAGGGCAAGCTCACCGCGATCGCCCTGATGCTGCTGCTCGCCGCCTGCGGCAAGTCCGCCCAGGTGCCGCTGCAGTCCTGGCTCGGGGACGCGATGGAGGGCCCGACGCCCGTCTCGGCCCTGATCCACGCCGCGACCATGGTGACCGCGGGTGTCTACCTGATCGTCCGCTCCGCGGCCGTCTTCAACGGCGCCCCGGACGCCCAGCTGGTCGTCACCATCGTCGGCGCGGTCACGCTGCTGTTCGGTGCGATCGTCGGTTGCGCGAAGGACGACATCAAGAAGGCGCTGGCCGGCTCGACCATGTCGCAGATCGGCTACATGGTGCTGGCCGCGGGCCTCGGCCCCATCGGCTACGTCTTCGCGATCATGCACCTGGTGACGCACGGCTTCTTCAAGGCCGGGCTGTTCCTCGGCGCCGGTTCGGTGATGCACGGCATGAACGACGAGGTCGACATGCGCCGCTACGGCGGACTGCGCAAGTACATGCCGGTCACCTTCGTCACCTTCGGCCTCGGCTATCTGGCGATCATCGGCTTCCCCGGCCTGTCCGGCTTCTTCTCCAAGGACAAGATCATCGAGTCGGCGTTCGCCAAGGGCGGCACCGAGGGCTGGATCCTCGGCGCCTGTGCCCTGCTGGGCGCGGCCATCACCGCCTACTACATGACGCGCGTGATGCTGATGACGTTCTTCGGCGAGGAGCGCTGGCGCAACGCCCCGACGCCGTCCCCGGCGGCGCCGGACGTGGAGCCGGCCGCCGGGACGGGCGGCGAGTACGAGCCCCCGCACCCGCACGAGTCGCCGAAGATCATGACGATCCCGATGATCGTGCTGGCCGTCGGGTCGGTCGCGGGCGGCGCGTTCTTCAGCATCGGCGACCGCTTCATGCACTGGCTGGAGCCCGTCACCGGGCACGACCACGGGCACGCGCCGATCGGCGCGGCGACGGTGACCGCCGCGACGGTGGCCGTGATGGTCGTCGGAGTGGTGGTCGCCTGGGCCCAGTACGGGCGCCGTCCGGTGCCGGCCGTCGCCCCGCGCGGGTCGCTGCTCACCCGGGCCGCCCGGCGCGACCTCCTCCAGGACGACTTCAACCATGTGGTCCTGGTGCGCGGCGGTGAGCACCTCACGCGCTCGCTGGTCTACGTCGACCACACCCTGGTCGACGGGGTCGTCAACGGCACGGCGGCTTCCATGGGCGGCCTGTCCGGACGCATGCGCAGGCTGCAGAACGGCTTCGCGCGGTCCTACGCGGTCTCGATGTTCGGGGGCGCGGCGGTCCTGGTCGCCGCGACCCTGCTGATGAGGGCGGTCTGATACCGATGTCCTTTCCTCTGCTGACAGCGACGGCG carries:
- the nuoI gene encoding NADH-quinone oxidoreductase subunit NuoI; the protein is MAEEPKGTEPGFQNPVAGFGVTFKAMFKKRLTEQYPEQQKTTAPRFHGRHQLNRHPDGLEKCVGCELCAWACPADAIYVEGADNTDEERYSPGERYGRVYQINYARCILCGLCIEACPTRALTMTNEFELADSSRANLIYTKEQLLAGLEEGMVDSPHAMYPGTDEQDYYRGLVTEAAPGTERQAVHSEGEVVQEADSTFGATEPASGKVTGR
- a CDS encoding NADH-quinone oxidoreductase subunit J, producing the protein MTEQLAAYSTSTGEAFQFWVLGTVAVIGALCTVFMRRAVHSALCLAGTMIVLAVFYLANGAYFLGVVQIVVYTGAIMMLFLFVVMLVGVTAADSLKETIKGQRWLALLCGLGFGVLLVGGIGNASLSEFNGLGEANAGGNVEGLAALLFTKYVFAFEITGALLITAAVGAMVLTHRERTERARTQRELAEQRVREGKYLPPLPAPGVYARHNAVDIAGLLPDGTPSDLTVSKTLRERGQIRDVSQEAINDLRAMEQRAEERLERNAIDAPTFKRAEEASK
- the nuoK gene encoding NADH-quinone oxidoreductase subunit NuoK, with amino-acid sequence MNPVNYLYLAALLFTIGATGVLIRRNAIVVFMCVELMLNACNLAFVAFSRMHGNLDGQIIAFFTMVVAAAEVVVGLAIIVSLFRSRHSASVDDASLMKL
- the nuoL gene encoding NADH-quinone oxidoreductase subunit L produces the protein MENLIALLVAAPLLGAVVLLCGGRRLDAVGHWIGTLLAAVSFVLGTVLFTDLLGRAADDRTLTQHLYSWIPVEGFQADVAFRLDQLSMTFVLLITGVGSLIHVYSVGYMEHDERRRRFFGYLNLFLAAMLILVLADNYLLLYVGWEGVGLASYLLIGFWQHKPSAATAAKKAFLVNRVGDMGLSIAIMLMFLWFGTFAFGPVLGSLDEPGLAGQAGEGKLTAIALMLLLAACGKSAQVPLQSWLGDAMEGPTPVSALIHAATMVTAGVYLIVRSAAVFNGAPDAQLVVTIVGAVTLLFGAIVGCAKDDIKKALAGSTMSQIGYMVLAAGLGPIGYVFAIMHLVTHGFFKAGLFLGAGSVMHGMNDEVDMRRYGGLRKYMPVTFVTFGLGYLAIIGFPGLSGFFSKDKIIESAFAKGGTEGWILGACALLGAAITAYYMTRVMLMTFFGEERWRNAPTPSPAAPDVEPAAGTGGEYEPPHPHESPKIMTIPMIVLAVGSVAGGAFFSIGDRFMHWLEPVTGHDHGHAPIGAATVTAATVAVMVVGVVVAWAQYGRRPVPAVAPRGSLLTRAARRDLLQDDFNHVVLVRGGEHLTRSLVYVDHTLVDGVVNGTAASMGGLSGRMRRLQNGFARSYAVSMFGGAAVLVAATLLMRAV